In Bacteroidia bacterium, the sequence CTCAAACTGTAAAATTCCAATCTGCTCATATAAGCCTCCCACATAATTCCTATGACCAAGTTGGGATATACTAGAAGAGTTATCTCCGTAATCCAATAGTTGTGGTAAGAGCTTAGAAATGGTTGACTTAAACCGATACTTAAGCGTCCGATGGATCATTGTTTGACCTCCACTATAAAGCTCATTTAACCTAGGTCTAGTCCTCCCATTCCCGTGCTATATTTCAGTATACTAGAACTCTTGTGCAGGACTTTCCATAATAAAGCCCTAACCAAAGTCTTAAAAGAGTAGAGTGAGGCTATAGTTCTGGGGTTCCTACTGTACCCACTATGCACTCCTGGCCAGCTCAAATCTAAACGCATTGATTCAATGGCTCGGATTGCAATTTCTCGCGCCAGTGAAGTGTCAACTGAAGGGGATGCCATGTGGCTTCTTTGCTTGGCTTCACTCAACAACTCAAGCACCTGCTGAATCATCCGGTCAAGGCTAAAGTGTCTGATGATTCGCTCACGTGCTTGGCGGCCAATCGCACGGCGTTGCTCTGGGTTCTGTAGAAGAAACTTAAGAGCTTGCACATAATCATCGAACTCAGAAGGCCCACGAGGTAT encodes:
- a CDS encoding glycosyltransferase family 4 protein yields the protein GISLAIYEAMAMGVAVVGADVGGQRELVVPGSGVLIPRGPSEFDDYVQALKFLLQNPEQRRAIGRQARERIIRHFSLDRMIQQVLELLSEAKQRSHMASPSVDTSLAREIAIRAIESMRLDLSWPGVHSGYSRNPRTIASLYSFKTLVRALLWKVLHKSSSILKYSTGMGGLDLG